A single window of Aspergillus flavus chromosome 4, complete sequence DNA harbors:
- a CDS encoding putative chromosome condensation protein encodes MQSTSPIPANDTEQLPETQAPPPTTEEASQRQAWSSEGYGLPPTSDKPPYGPVEPTPSRREPVARPLSKHATHLFTLSYLIFFAIFGTLARLGLQALTIYPGAPVVTGVLWANVGGSLLMGFFLEDKNLFREEWGDVNQNNSNGTGTDPSAESKRHKSVKKTIPLYIGLTTGFCGCFTSFSSFIRDIFLALSNDLSDPSTPNGGYSFMALVAVILTTVALSLGALIFGAHLALALDPLIPSFPFRFTRRFIDPLFIILGWGCWLGAVFLAIWPPDRHDNGPEFWRGRAVFAVVFAPLGCFLRYYVSLVLNTRLPAFPLGTFAVNIFGTIILAMCYDLQHVDGIGASSLGSGASSSILTSCQVLAGVMDGFCGSATTISTWVAELNGLSRRRHAYFYGIVSIGVALGFFVIITGSLRWTKGFVEPVCE; translated from the coding sequence ATGCAATCCACAAGCCCCATACCTGCCAACGACACCGAACAGCTGCCTGAAACCCAAGCGCCACCTCCCACTACCGAGGAAGCTTCGCAGCGCCAAGCCTGGTCATCCGAAGGATATGGGCTGCCTCCCACCAGTGACAAGCCTCCTTACGGCCCCGTTGAACCAACGCCCTCACGAAGGGAACCTGTCGCAAGACCTCTCTCCAAACATGCTACGCACCTTTTCACGCTTTCATACTTGATATTCTTCGCCATTTTCGGCACTTTGGCGCGTCTTGGCCTCCAAGCCCTGACCATCTACCCGGGAGCGCCCGTGGTAACGGGCGTTCTCTGGGCCAACGTAGGAGGATCGCTACTAATgggcttcttcctcgaagACAAGAACCTCTTCCGCGAAGAATGGGGTGACGTGAACCAAAACAACAGCAATGGCACGGGGACCGACCCAAGCGCCGAATCGAAACGCCACAAGTCTGTTAAAAAGACAATCCCATTGTACATCGGCCTAACAACCGGATTCTGCGGCTgcttcacctccttctcgAGCTTCATCCGTGACATCTTCCTCGCGCTATCCAATGACCTGTCGGACCCCTCAACCCCCAATGGCGGATACAGCTTCATGGCCCTGGTAGCCGTCATCCTGACCACAGTCGCGCTCAGTCTCGGCGCGCTCATCTTCGGCGCCCATCTCGCCCTCGCCCTCGATCCCTTAATCCCCTCGTTCCCCTTCCGCTTCACGCGTCGATTCATAGACccgctcttcatcatcctcggcTGGGGATGCTGGCTGGGCGCCGTCTTCCTCGCAATATGGCCTCCGGATCGTCATGACAATGGACCAGAGTTCTGGCGTGGTCGCGCAGTGTTCGCAGTGGTTTTCGCGCCGCTTGGCTGCTTCCTGCGTTACTATGTTTCTTTAGTGTTGAATACCCGACTCCCCGCCTTCCCGCTGGGTACGTTCGCTGTGAACATCTTCGGAACCATCATCCTCGCTATGTGCTATGACTTGCAGCATGTCGATGGTATCGGGGCCTCCTCGCTTGGCTCTGGGGCTAGTTCGTCGATTCTCACGAGCTGCCAGGTGCTCGCCGGTGTTATGGATGGGTTCTGTGGCTCAGCAACCACAATTAGTACGTGGGTAGCTGAACTAAATGGGCTCAGTCGTCGACGACATGCCTATTTCTACGGGATTGTCAGTATCGGGGTTGCGTTGGGATTTTTTGTAATCATTACGGGCTCCTTGAGGTGGACGAAGGGGTTCGTGGAACCCGTTTGTGAGTGA
- a CDS encoding putative C2H2 finger domain protein, with the protein MAPSASNTASNSPAKKTSAPEKKYKCQFCNRAFSRSEHRSRHERSHTKERPFKCLKCRSTFVRRDLLLRHDRTVHAKDGGIPLVSEGRRRGGAGVQKSSPAPAPPKPSITIDPATLEQIEASSDGMVDLETAAMLMTDFQHKAAAAATSQVNDRAESDRSFSPGRGPLLEPSVSYLSGNATLPQMPWDTLVSPVDTKHFMSQDSGSDSRTLSSSMDRHGPVGDALAPSLHSLVNSLPVSGNSTPNALSPYPSMTGPVSPVNYRKSPGPSQALTLPKAPQIANEIERNMIVERIRNADALGSLPDSFQLPSTAALNKYLSTYFNLYHHHLPFLHQESFKPTNTSPPLLLAVLSIGALYTFERQHAFMLHVGSKMLVTQFLQHKDNFDSRKCPLWAMQSSLLNMIFESWSGDPKGLEWTCSIKSLLANMVAGNRYQLKLRTEAREGAKPTREEWIEDESCRRTYYAVYIFFGMLTLTFNHTPAMSFDEFDNLELPSSESLWNLDVTDDEAWRRSLASTTTLTVREAHDCLFQGEQVRYSAFATRVLINALFLQVWNHKRSFEALQDVVTEYKLRLALETWENSLEVCEPETIVVPISTPQKGHPLIFNSMAVYRNTRARLEVDLKSIQEALRYHSSYEVAAAMTVAREKVKRSQEMNKVIQSCFECIEIAAIQGINWVAKTSATNWSVEHPLCGLDLMVILSLWLYRLEHDEEPATEAEMAIYNKVRNLFDDDAVDAFGKLSSTVARVWGNILDGVVVWGITKLMGESFKLHSQALVGYEDSLRVGKDQPIHPMPTKTLASVGTAY; encoded by the exons ATGGCTCCATCCGCATCGAACACGGCCAGCAACTCGCCGGCCAAAAAGACATCCGCACCAGAGAAGAAATACAAGTGCCAGTTTTGCAATCGCGCTTTTAGCAGAAGTGAACACCGCAGCAGACATGAACGTTCCC ACACAAAAGAGAGGCCCTTCAAGTGCCTAAAATGTCGGAGTACCTTTGTTCGCCGAGacctcctccttcgccaTGACCGTACTGTTCACGCCAAGGATGGTGGGATCCCACTTGTTTCCGAGGGCCGCCGACGTGGCGGCGCAGGTGTTCAGAAGTCCTCCCCTGCACCTGCACCCCCCAAGCCTTCAATTACAATTGATCCTGCTACGTTGGAGCAAATTGAGGCAAGCAGTGATGGTATGGTCGATCTTGAAACTGCAGCCATGTTGATGACAGATTTCCAACATAAGGCCGCAGCCGCCGCTACCAGTCAGGTTAATGATCGTGCTGAATCGGATCGCTCTTTCTCCCCCGGACGCGGTCCGCTACTAGAACCATCTGTATCCTATTTATCGGGCAACGCGACGTTGCCCCAAATGCCTTGGGACACCCTAGTCTCTCCCGTTGATACGAAACACTTTATGTCCCAAGACAGTGGCTCAGACTCGCGTACACTATCGTCGAGCATGGATCGGCATGGACCGGTTGGTGATGCGCTTGCACCTTCGCTTCACTCGCTTGTCAACTCGTTACCAGTGTCTGGAAATTCCACTCCCAACGCCTTGTCACCATATCCCTCGATGACAGGCCCTGTCAGCCCGGTGAACTACCGGAAGTCTCCTGGACCCAGCCAAGCACTGACACTGCCCAAGGCTCCTCAGATCGCAAATGAAATTGAGCGGAATATGATCGTAGAACGTATCAGGAATGCCGACGCCCTTGGATCGCTTCCCGATAGCTTCCAGCTTCCATCGACGGCCGCATTGAACAAGTATCTGTCGACGTATTTCAACTTGTATCACCATCATTTGCCCTTCTTGCACCAGGAGTCTTTCAAGCCTACAAACACCTCGCCTCCACTGTTGTTAGCCGTACTCTCTATTGGTGCTCTGTACACGTTTGAGCGCCAGCACGCATTCATGCTCCATGTTGGCTCGAAGATGCTGGTTACGCAATTCCTGCAACACAAGGACAACTTCGATTCGAGAAAATGCCCGTTGTGGGCTATGCAAAGCAGCCTGCTGAACATGATCTTTGAGAGTTGGAGCGGTGATCCGAAAGGCCTTGAATGGACATGCTCCATCAAGAGCTTGCTCGCTAACATGGTCGCTGGTAACCGCTATCAACTGAAGCTTCGTACCGAAGCTCGCGAGGGAGCCAAGCCCACCAGGGAAGAGTGGATTGAGGACGAGTCATGCCGTCGAACCTACTATGCCGTCTACATCTTTTTTGGCATGCTCACGCTGACTTTCAACCACACTCCCGCAATGAGCTTCGATGAATTCGATAACCTAGAGCTTCCATCGTCAGAATCGCTGTGGAACCTTGATGTCACGGATGATGAAGCATGGCGCCGTAGCCTGGCTTCGACCACCACCCTCACAGTGCGTGAGGCCCACGACTGCCTCTTCCAAGGTGAACAAGTTCGTTACAGCGCTTTTGCGACTCGTGTCTTGATCAACGCTCTGTTCTTGCAGGTCTGGAACCACAAGCGTAGCTTCGAGGCTCTGCAAGATGTTGTGACCGAATACAAGCTCCGTCTCGCACTCGAAACATGGGAGAACTCTCTTGAGGTTTGTGAGCCAGAGACGATCGTGGTGCCTATTAGCACTCCTCAGAAGGGCCATCCATTGATCTTCAACTCTATGGCTGTTTATCGCAACACGCGCGCTCGGTTAGAGGTCGACCTCAAGTCGATCCAAGAGGCCTTGCGGTATCATTCGTCTTACGAAGTGGCCGCTGCAATGACAGTTGCTCGTGAGAAGGTGAAGCGCTCCCAGGAGATGAACAAGGTTATTCAGTCCTGCTTCGAATGCATCGAAATTGCTGCCATCCAAGGAATTAACTGGGTAGCGAAGACATCTGCCACCAACTGGAGTGTTGAGCATCCGCTCTGTGGCTTGGATCTGATGGTCATCTTGAGTCTCTGGCTCTATCGCCTGGAACATGACGAGGAGCCAGCGACTGAGGCTGAAATGGCCATCTACAACAAGGTGCGGAATTTGTTCGATGATGACGCCGTCGATGCCTTTGGTAAACTCAGCTCCACTGTGGCCCGTGTATGGGGTAACATCCTAGACGGAGTGGTAGTATGGGG AATTACCAAGCTCATGGGCGAATCGTTCAAGCTTCACTCGCAGGCCTTGGTTGGCTACGAAGACTCATTGCGCGTCGGCAAGGACCAACCTATCCACCCAATGCCAACGAAGACACTTGCTAGTGTAGGCACGGCGTACTAG